Sequence from the Fragaria vesca subsp. vesca linkage group LG4, FraVesHawaii_1.0, whole genome shotgun sequence genome:
AATGAAAGAGTCTAAAGACTCTATCTTTAGTGAAACTTTAATCCATCGAACTAGGCCAAAGACATATAGGAGATCAGAAATAGAACCATACTGTGGCACCATAATAGAAAAGTCAGTTTCCTAGGCAAGCAACGAGTGATATGGCTGATTATCATGTGTCGGTAAGCGAATTTGATCATTCACTCTTATCCCCTGAAGCATTAACACCTTAATCTATCGACTATCAGCACCTTTGACAATTTCATGAAGTCCACAAACAAAACAGACCACACAGGAAACACAAGCTGCATAAACAGTTTGGATGTAAAATTAATAGAACCTTCTCTTAAGAGAGGGATTGTCACACTAAGAAAAAGAAAAACTTATCATCCTTCTCTTTTTGCTTTTGTTTCGATCATCTTTTTGGCATAGCAACACCCATTCAATTTCTTTAGGTGAAAGGTCCAAGGATAACAACATCAAGGACCGCGAGCTGGGGCAAAACAGAAACAGCCGGGATTTTTGTCTTCAGGTATCATTCCACCTCCTTTGCTTGTATCAATCGCTTCCAACATTTTCACCACCTCATCCATTTCAGGTCGTTTATTTGCATTTCCATCCCAGCACTTCCGCATGACACTAGCCAAAGAACTAGGACAACATCTTGGAATTTCTGGTCGTAAATTCTGTAAACATAACAATGCAGCATGTAATCATACACCCTTGAATATTCATCTAACTAACAGGATATACAAATCTCAATACCTCATTCACTAAGATTATGGCTAGTGTTGCGAGGGTTCATCTAACTAACAGGATATACAAATCTCAATAGCTCATTCACTACGATTATGGCTAGTGTTGCGAGGGTTGTGAGGTTTGTCCTATCTGATTCACTAAGAGTATTGTGAGGTTTGTCCTATCTTATTCACTAAACACAAGGGTTGCGCTCGTTGCGGGACTTAATCAAACACCTTACGGCACAAGCTGACGACAGCCATGCACCACCTGTGTCTTACAAATGTATTGAACAATACATGAGTAAAAACTCACAATATTGCTGATCGGATTTAAATTATCATAATGATCAAACTGAATCTTTATGATATTTAAATGATTAGAAATAGTTTAACTAGTTGAGAGCCAATTGTCCTCATACAGATACAAAAGATATTTGAGAACAGTAAACATGCTTTCAAGATGGTTTACACATGCTTTATAAAATAGTGAAGCAAGGTCTGGGATTTAGAATACTATAGTAGTGCACAGAACACAATCATAGCAAAAATGGTAAAAGAACTGGACCAAACTAAAATCATCATCTGATAGCTCTCAGTTAAATATGTGAAAGATACCATTGCAAGTCTCAACCACTAATACAATTATAATGATGCAAGGCCTCCCTTACCCAACATTCCCAATATAAATACCAACCAGATCTGTTGATAAAGTCTGCTAAGCAAATGTAAATAGATTTATAAATTGACTAAATGCTTTGAGTAAACTAACCTGTCGAACAACAGCAGATGATACATCAGCAAAGCTAAGGTCAGGGTAAGGCATATCACAGCAGTACATTTCCCATAAGCATATGCCAAAACTGTAGACATCACACCTTCTGTTATATGGCTTACCATCCAGAACCTACAAAAATATGTCAGCTTCATGATTAGCTACAGAAACCCCATGCTATCACATCAACCACCATATACAAAAGTAGCTTGTGTGTGCACCTCGTACAACTAAACAAGTATATAAGGGAGAGAGAGAGTAATAAAGGTCTTTCTGTTAATTGGCCTCCATTTCAAGCCCAATAAAAAGAAATGAACTGTTTGGCAGCAGCTATGTATAAATAAGCTACTGGCCCAAACAACAATTTAACCTTTTCCCAACATAATATCAGTAATCCCAGACCAAAACAACCTCAGCCCTTTGAAGAAACGAACTTCTTTACTAAACCCCAGAAAAAAAGGAACTACAATAATAAGCATTGACCTGTTTAGCACCACTCCAAATTTAAAGGCTTGTTCTAATCTTCTTCAAAACCTATCATGCTGTGTATAAAAATAACATCTTATAGTGTACACAACTTCCAAATAAGCCACTTTGTCAAACTCTCACGTTTAAATGCATGCGACATCCATACCAGAAAGCCTAAGCGTCAGCGATTTTTCTGAACTGACCACAACACTCTATATCCCTGATGTGAACAGGAGAAGTTTCTCTATAAGAATAACAAAAATCACACCAAGAAACCTCTACATGGATTCATCAGACAATCATCTACTTGAAACAACCTGCATCAGGCTCAGTCTCATGCATTACAAGACCGCATCATCTCCCACCTTCCTGACAAGTCACTGTGCTATGTCAGTGGAACACCTACACCATCGTGGTTGACCCCAGGTCAGGCTCTCTAAATAGTCTTCCAAAATGATCCTCATGCTCTAAGGATCAGCTTCCTGACAATGACTAAGACTCATATATGTGCCCCAAATCACCACTTAAAGAAACAGGAAAAACATGATTCATGATTATAACAAAGCAAAACAATTGTTCACTCAAATCTTCTAGCATGAAGCTGAGTTCATCCTAATCAACCGCGCTGATTGTCAAGAATACAGAAATGTCCAATTATTAGTTCTTGTATCCTCTTAATCGTGTGTGTTAGTGTGATAACAAAAGTAGAAGAGGTTCTTGGTCTCGATCCCTGGAATTACTTCTTAATACCTAGGATTGCAGGACTACCAAGTGATGCCAAGACCCTAACTCCCGCAGATTTTCCGATCCTCAAAGGATGTCTCATTTGTGTCCAAGTTTTTGTCATCTCCACTTGGGAAATTAATGCCAATTTGAGTGTGCCTGGAAGCTGGAGGTGAATAGTTTGTGCCATTGAGGCCCAGTTTTGTTGACAACCAGCAAAATCAGGATGGAATTGTTATATTGGTTTCATCATGTTAATTGTCAGCTATAAAGTCACTTCAGCTATTCTGGCAGCAACCCCAGCCTTTTGATTATTTGAATCACGTTGTCTTCAAACATGAGCAAGCCAATGTAAATGCTGGGGCGGTTTCAATACGGATGTTAAGAACTTTGTAAAAGGTTTCCCTAACACTATTTTGGTTAAGGTAGAAGGGAACTTTCCTTTTGGTCACTTTAGAAAAACTGATGTGGTGGTGTACCTAGTAGATTTTAGGCTTCTCACATGAATAGTACATACTTTGCTCATTTTACATATGAAGAGATCATGTGACCTTTCCATCTATTTTAAAGGGCAAATCATACATGTGACTGTAAAAGAAAGTAAATTTTAATGTATTAATTGATGGAAATAGAAGTTTAAAGAGTTTACTCTTATTTCCTCCAGCAAAACATTTTATGTGAAGAAAAAAAAGTATATAAAGGTTGCAATATGAATACCTCTGGGGCCATGTATCCTAGGGTGCCAGTTTCACCAGTCATGTCCCTTGGATTTTGAGCTTCAACACGAGCAACACCAAAATCAGCTATTTTTAAGTTTCTATCGATATCTAGCAACATATTTTCTGTTTTGACATCACGGTGCACAATTTTCTTGGAATGCAGATAGCTAAGACTGCAAGGGAAAGATAAAGAACACAAATAAGCAAGACTTTCAAAAGACATTGGGAACTATGGAAGGTATAACAACCTAACTCACCCTCTTGAGAGATCTAAAGCAAGTTGGATCACAACCTTCAAGGCAAGTTTCTTTTTTCTGTTTTTTATCAAATATTGTTTCAGAGTCCCACCAGCAAGAAACTCCACAACAACACAACATGCTCTAGCAGGATGAGAATTTGGACCATCCATTGAAGAGTTTTTTGAAGGAACTTTAAGATTAGAAGTTCCCATTGAAGCGCCAATGAACTGTGATGAGACAAAAGAGGAGTAAGGGAATCAATTCAACTGAAATGATTATACTATAAAAAGTGTTGCTTTAAGGAATTGAGATACTATTATTAGTTTGGCAAATGAGTGAGCAAAGTATGTATTGAGCTCACAAAGGAAAATTATATACACCAATTACAAAATGGAAATAAAAATCCCTGCAAGGCTGTCAATTTTACCATATTATTCATAATGGCATAGACAGGTTTGTGAAATTGTACCATAAGCTCAGCACAATACAATAAGTCAAACAAAATAGTTTCATACCCTTGTAACATTAGGATGGTCAAGCTTGTGCCAAACAGCAACTTCTTTTTGAAATGATGCCCGCAGAGCAGCAGTTTCAGCATCCGTCGCATAACCATCTTCCCCCCAGTCCAAGATCTTCACTATAATATCAGACATGAGATTGCAATGAGAATTTGATATCAGCAGAAATAGTGTCAAAGGACTGCATATTGATCTAATAAGGCATCAGTTTTTATGTTAAAGGTACTCCACACTGAACCGTGTATGTTTAGCAAATATTAACTAATGCATGCAAACCATCATGAAAGCTGATCAAATTCCATTGCATCCGTAACAGCATAATACGAAAGCAGCATATCTCATAAAGAAAATAATATACAGAGTTAGAGATATATAGGGTTTTCATATACTAAACTATGTTACACCACAATCTCCCGCTCCATTCTTTAGAAATACTAATGCAGCAATCATAAAATTCTACAGAGATCTTGTATGCAGCTAAACAAAATCAAATTTAGAATGGAGAAAGCATTTATGAATACCTGCAACATCTTGATCATCATAAATACCCCGGTATACAGTACCATAGGTCCCTTGAGCTACAACATATCTTATATCCAATTTAGCTAAATCAATCTCCCACTCTTCTTTAGGCCTTTTGTCCTCAATTTTGGACCAAACCCTGCTCAAATGCTTCTCAAGCTGTATATCTAAGTTTTTCAAATCAATTTTATCTGCTCTGAAAATCATTTCTTTGCTACTAACACTTCCGCTACCCCTCATTTTTGAATTCTCACCGTCTTCGTGGTGATCCACCTTCTTTGCTACATTCACCTCCTCAATGTTGTCACTAGTCATTGGATCCATTTCCGACACCGGATGCAGAACAGAAATTTCCAATTACGAGACAGTAACTGAAAAAACAAAAGGAAAACGAAACAGAATCTAAACACACAAGCAATCCTAGAATAACATGATCCTACAGACTTCCAGTTTCTGCCATGAACACGACCATCTCTGCCAAATTTGTTATAAAACTATCATAATCTATGACAAAAGGAAACCTTAAAACAGAGAATCTTTGGTTAACAATATAACTCACCAACCAAACATATTCCTTGAACGGAAAGGAAAAACCGAATGAAATCTGATCTAATCGAAACCTAATCAGGTAAACACAACAACCCAATTGTCTCTTCAACCCAAAACACCATGTCTTGTTTAGCACAACAGCTTTGCCTTGTTTTATATTCTGAAATTACTATAAGCAGAACAAACGTCCAAATCTCAAGTAGCTCATCACCAACCACTTTTTTTCCTTTTTTCAATTCTAAAACGATCAAAGTAAACTCAAAGAAAACAAAAACGATCGAAGTAAACTCAAAGAAAACGACCCGAATCCAAAACTGTATACGACCAACGACCGATGACCCAGAATTGAAAAAAGCAATTGCAATACAATAAAGCTGAAAAGCACAATCCTTTCAGGTACAATCAAACCGACGGATAAGTAAGACGTGCAGAATCGCCACAAGCAACAAAAAGAGAATATAAATAGACAAAAATGCTGACTTTGAACAAGAAAAAAAACTAGAGGTAGAATAGGTGGTGGTAAAAGTTTTAGACTTTGAAGATTGGAATAATGGTGCAGGGGAATGGAGAAAGTGATTGGTGGGTCATGGAAGCTAGAGAGATTTGAAAACAGAGTTATGGGTTGGGGGAGGAGGATGAGATTTGAGGGAAGCAAAAGACGAAAAGCCCAGGAATGGAATAGATGAGAGAGAGAGAGAGAGAGAGAGAGAGAGAGAGAGAGAGAGAGAACGAAAGAGGAGGAGAGAGCGAGAGAGAACTCTGCGCGGGGTTGCCTAGTGTACGGCTTTCCAGAGAGACGGACTGTTTCAAAAAACAAACAGAGATACGGAATTGGTGCCCCACTATAACTCGGTTTCTCTAACAGAAACAAAAAGAAATAAAAACATATTACATGAGTTACATTACGTGACACGTATAATTTTGTATAACAAAAAAAGTTCATGATCTTATAAAGTATGACATGTGTAAAATCTGACTTAAAGTTTATCCATTTAGGATAAAAGTGTTACAAAAACCACCGTAAAATTAACATTATAATCTTTTGTTTTAGGATCTATGTTATTGATGCATGACGAGATTTTAGCCAAATTTAACAAATAACATAAAAAAAAAAAAAATGGCGTCACATTAAGAAGAATGATCTGAATATTGAAATTTGATAGGTTTTTATAATGAAGAAATTAATTATAAATTACTCTTTTAAATATATCGGGACTCCCGAACAAAAAGACAGAATCTGGATTGTGATTCGGATTGGAGCAAATTTTGGTCAGAACATTTGTTTGGAACGCATTATCACTTTCCAAAATAGGAACGACGAGATCTACAAGGCTCACCATAAGATTTGGGGTAAAAGATGTCGTTTTGATATTCTAATTCGGCATTTAATATTATTTTAGGATTTCTAGTTATATTAGGTTTTGTTATTTCCTAGTTTATTCAAAATAGGATTTAGTTAAGAGTTAAAACATATATAAAGCACTCCCTACGTTGTATAATTCAATTCATCAATCAATCATATTATTATAAATCAAACTTAAGAGTTTTCTCTTATTTTCTGGTGATTCCAGAGTTCTATCTATGAGTTTATCGCTTGTAAACTCTCCACCATTTTATAGGGTTTAACGTTTGTTAGCCCCCCGTATTTCCCGCTGCGTTAGTTGGTATCAGAGTGGTTTCTCCTGTCTCTTTTATCTACTTGATTATCCATGGTTGATGAACTAGTTATAAGAGCAGATTTGGATTGCCTTTTTGCAAAGATAACTGCTATGATTAACACCATTCAAGCTCATATAAGAGAATTTCGAACGAATGTCAACAA
This genomic interval carries:
- the LOC101293476 gene encoding serine/threonine-protein kinase HT1-like, which gives rise to MDPMTSDNIEEVNVAKKVDHHEDGENSKMRGSGSVSSKEMIFRADKIDLKNLDIQLEKHLSRVWSKIEDKRPKEEWEIDLAKLDIRYVVAQGTYGTVYRGIYDDQDVAVKILDWGEDGYATDAETAALRASFQKEVAVWHKLDHPNVTRFIGASMGTSNLKVPSKNSSMDGPNSHPARACCVVVEFLAGGTLKQYLIKNRKKKLALKVVIQLALDLSRGLSYLHSKKIVHRDVKTENMLLDIDRNLKIADFGVARVEAQNPRDMTGETGTLGYMAPEVLDGKPYNRRCDVYSFGICLWEMYCCDMPYPDLSFADVSSAVVRQNLRPEIPRCCPSSLASVMRKCWDGNANKRPEMDEVVKMLEAIDTSKGGGMIPEDKNPGCFCFAPARGP